The Castor canadensis chromosome 8, mCasCan1.hap1v2, whole genome shotgun sequence genome contains a region encoding:
- the LOC109703396 gene encoding olfactory receptor 2B11-like, whose protein sequence is MTLINESHPEEFILLGFADRPWLELPLFITLLITYPTALVGNIIIILVSKLDPRLHSPMYFFLTTLSCLDICYTTSIVPQMLFCLGSSTKTISYTGCVIQLYFYSIMGCAESLLLAVMSFDRYVAICRPLHYTVIMNQCICILLVSIVWLGGMAYAFSEVTVTFQLPWCGVNNLDHLVCEIPVMIKTACGEKKANELALSVVCIFLLAVPFCLILASYASIGHAVLKIQSSAGRKKAFGTCSSHLIVVLLFYGPAISMYLQPPSSITRGQPKFMTLFYGVVTPTLNPFIYTLRNKDVKGALGNLVRSIFSSK, encoded by the coding sequence ATGACACTCATTAATGAGAGCCACCCTGAAGAGTTCATTCTTCTAGGCTTTGCTGACCGTCCTTGGCTAGAGCTTCCTCTATTCATTACTCTTCTGATAACATACCCCACAGCCTTGGTGGGAAATATCATCATCATTCTGGTGTCGAAGTTAGACCCCCGGCTCCACAGCCCCATGTATTTCTTTCTCACCACCCTCTCCTGTTTGGACATATGTTACACCACAAGCATTGTCCCTCAGATGCTGTTCTGCCTGGGAAGCTCTACAAAGACAATCAGCTACACTGGATGTGTAATTCAGCTTTATTTCTACAGCATAATGGGGTGTGCAGAAAGTCTTCTTTTGGCTGTTATGTCTTTtgatcgctatgtggccatctgcagaCCTCTGCACTACACCGTCATCATGAATCAGTGCATCTGCATCCTATTAGTATCCATTGTGTGGCTGGGTGGAATGGCCTATGCTTTCTCAGAAGTCACAGTTACATTCCAGTTGCCATGGTGTGGAGTCAATAACCTGGATCACTTGGTGTGTGAGATTCCAGTTATGATAAAGACTGCCTGTGGTGAAAAGAAAGCTAATGAACTCGCACTCTCTGtggtatgtatttttttattagctGTTCCTTTCTGCTTAATTCTTGCTTCCTATGCAAGTATTGGACATGCTGTATTGAAAATCCAATCTTCTGCAGGAAGGAAAAAGGCCTTTGGGACATGTTCCTCTCATCTCATtgtagttcttttattttatggCCCAGCTATTAGCATGTATCTTCAGCCCCCCTCTTCCATCACAAGGGGCCAGCCCAAGTTCATGACTCTCTTCTATGGAGTGGTGACTCCTACACTCAACCCCTTCATCTACACCCTGAGGAATAAGGATGTGAAGGGGGCATTAGGCAACCTGGTGAGGAGCATTTTCAGTTCAAAATGA